In Nycticebus coucang isolate mNycCou1 chromosome 9, mNycCou1.pri, whole genome shotgun sequence, the following are encoded in one genomic region:
- the LOC128594341 gene encoding dentin sialophosphoprotein-like, whose protein sequence is MDSLEMKRRKCPATSLLLLLLLLRCSELGEGVSFGEKDAKVLRARREGVGVLGRGTSWDSDSAGPEWRYGIVGTRQNVFTKGSESSHEDSGTRENDSTADPGTTEDYVTTDPETTDDYVTSDPETTDDYVTTDPETTDDYVTLDPGITDDYVTTDPGTTDDYVTTDPGTTDDYVTSDPETTDDYVTTDPETTDDYVTLDPGITDDYVTTDPETTDDYVTTDPETTDDYVTLDPGTTDDYVTSDPETTDDYVTLDPRTTDDYVTTEPETTDDYVTSDPETTDDYVTLDPGTTDDYVTPDPGTTDDYVTSDPETTDDYVTLDPGTTDDYVTPDPGTTDDYVTSDPETTDDYVTSDPETTDDYVTPDPGTTDDYVTTDPGTTDDYVTSDPGTTDDYVTPDPGTTDDYVTTDQRTTEDYVTTDQGTTEDYVTSDPATSEEYVTEDPGTSEDYVTTNQGTTKDNVTTDPGTTEDYVTNDPGTTEDYVTSDPGTTEDYVTSDLGTTEDYVTSDPGIKKDYVTTDLETTAHHATTNPGSMENYATKPDETRPQGTALVTTVKPPRVLTPMGIILISLAATSVSVALFVGLGFVVKKFLLHPLNPPTGVIYHPHAMNWSTP, encoded by the exons ATGGATTCTCTTgagatgaaaagaagaaaatgcccgGCCACatccctcctgctgctgctgctcctcctgAGGTGTTCAGAGCTAGGTGAGGGAGTCAGTTTTGGAGAGAAAGACGCAAAAGTTCTGAGGGCCAGGAGGGAGGGGGTCGGGGTCCTTGGAAGAGGAACCTCTTGGGACTCAGACAGCGCTGGTCCTGAGTGGAGGTATGGAATAG TAGGAACAAGGCAAAATGTTTTTACTAAAGGCTCAGAAAGCAGCCATGAAGACTCAGGAACAAGAGAAAATGATAGTACTGCAGACCCAGGGACCACTGAGGACTATGTCACCACTGACCCAGAGACCACTGACGATTATGTCACCTCTGACCCAGAGACCACTGACGATTATGTCACCACTGATCCAGAGACCACTGACGATTATGTCACCCTTGATCCAGGGATCACTGATGACTATGTCACCACTGACCCAGGGACCACTGATGACTATGTCACCACTGACCCAGGGACCACTGATGATTATGTCACCTCTGACCCAGAGACCACTGACGATTATGTCACCACTGATCCAGAGACCACTGACGATTATGTCACCCTTGATCCAGGGATCACTGATGACTATGTCACCACTGACCCAGAGACCACTGATGACTATGTCACCACTGACCCAGAGACCACTGACGATTATGTCACCCTTGATCCAGGGACCACTGATGACTATGTCACCTCTGACCCAGAGACCACTGACGATTATGTCACCCTTGATCCAAGGACCACTGATGACTATGTCACCACTGAGCCAGAGACCACTGACGATTATGTCACTTCTGACCCAGAGACCACTGACGATTATGTCACCCTTGATCCAGGGACCACTGATGACTATGTCACCCCTGATCCAGGGACCACTGATGACTATGTCACTTCTGACCCAGAGACCACTGACGATTATGTCACCCTTGATCCAGGGACCACTGATGACTATGTCACCCCTGATCCAGGGACCACTGATGACTATGTCACCTCTGACCCAGAGACCACTGACGATTATGTCACCTCTGACCCAGAGACCACTGACGATTATGTCACCCCTGATCCAGGGACCACAGACGACTATGTCACCACTGACCCAGGGACCACTGATGACTATGTCACCTCTGACCCAGGGACCACAGATGACTATGTCACCCCTGACCCAGGGACCACGGATGACTATGTCACCACTGACCAAAGGACCACTGAGGACTATGTCACCACTGACCAAGGGACCACTGAGGACTATGTCACCTCTGACCCAGCGACCAGTGAGGAATATGTCACTGAAGACCCAGGGACCAGTGAGGACTATGTCACCACTAACCAAGGGACCACCAAGGACAATGTCACCACTGACCCAGGGACCACAGAGGACTATGTCACCAATGACCCGGGGACCACTGAGGACTATGTCACCTCTGACCCAGGGACCACTGAGGACTATGTCACCTCTGACCTGGGGACCACTGAGGACTATGTCACCTCTGACCCAGGGATCAAAAAGGATTATGTCACCACTGACCTGGAGACCACTGCACATCATGCCACCACAAACCCAGGGAGCATGGAAAATTATGCCACTAAACCTGATGAGACTCGTCCTCAGGGAACAGCTTTGGTCACAACAGTGAAACCCCCCAGGGTCCTAACACCCATGGGCATTATCCTCATATCCCTGGCTGCCACCTCAGTCTCCGTGGCGCTCTTTGTGGGACTGGGCTTCGTTGTG